A part of Biomphalaria glabrata chromosome 3, xgBioGlab47.1, whole genome shotgun sequence genomic DNA contains:
- the LOC106063732 gene encoding uncharacterized protein LOC106063732 isoform X1, producing the protein MFKQPNNVDLRNKTNANDNVLDKNSNITTTKTKSRPRSSRTTKDNGLKLMKNSKQKNLHEEFEKSTPLVKANLRDKNSLEVLSNTIDLPAKNVSCLTADEPCDGNSSNEDSCKGDESRISVDEDLTLRFSQDPIMSESQDGDPMCDVRWDYGSPEIVKKVKKRRGHFSAESVKMALANFSDAHMKPQKESFNYVGVMLQHPSFLKPEKSKVNRAKQRALKKNQHGFQEMMVSFLQDLTKRQGSVIDSNNASSTQILSTSDQPVDDNLAETGNQELGDLDVNYWSDEDLFKDNSLLMEATYNPEKFVTTSPGVDKRLSSSISDSNAADLTLSSHDTSVIPSSCLASCVDNTYKPKKLHCTSSTPQSHKPIQSHYTHSNKIQLSNAPVKSCNKTNTSSTVVSSNTWTRNTTPSNTLSGKSSQSNSKVALKKYNSFHIDAPNASANNQTDKSHVTPLRKTLSFDYSHSSQSSVQKPLSSNYAPSLTNNTVKLNVPKVNLFSSKQSVKMTGQTKTLTPTEIRTFSLEEDNLPEDVIQQLLEPDEILDSQDYNPVKPSSMMVSLPKPENKTTFQFKSVNQCDNKSVNSNPNLNRLTGSNLSNRLHSVTNSSLSKPVHTRSSVNPNQRVQRVSSNPVQALVPPALQKSPKQFYGQAPPPKFIQKSSHHTSTPVKGDHANKGADGPEQSDTSAKSQVLSDSFIENVFNDSFLNDEALYESQILPLLDQVESEAMRESQSSQQPKSSPPTQCSPDEIERKRQAALQKRMFSLSQRKNLQ; encoded by the exons ATGTTCAAGCAACCAAATAATGTAGATCTAAGAAATAAGACTAATGCAAATGACAATGTTTTGGATAAAAACAGTAATATTACAACAACCAAAACAAAAtccagacctagatctagtcgaACAACCAAAGATAATGGATTGAAACTCATGAAaaatagcaaacaaaaaaacttacatGAAGAATTTGAAAAGAGCACCCCTCTTGTAAAGGCCAATTTAAGAGACAAAAATAGTTTAGAAGTGCTTTCTAATACAATTGATTTGCCAGCAAAAAATGTTAGCTGTTTGACTGCTGATGAGCCCTGTGATGGAAACAGTAGTAATGAAGACTCTTGTAAAGGTGATGAATCAAGAATCTCTGTGg ATGAAGACCTGACCCTAAGGTTTAGTCAAGATCCAATCATGTCTGAATCTCAGGATGGTGACCCCATGTGTGATGTACGCTGGGACTATGGGTCTCCAGAAATTGTTAAAAAAGTGAAGAAAA GGAGAGGTCACTTCAGTGCAGAAAGTGTAAAAATGGCCCTTGCAAATTTCAGCGATGCA CATATGAAACCCCAGAAGGAGTCCTTCAACTATGTAGGAGTGATGCTGCAACATCCAAGTTTTTTAAAACCAGAGAAAAGTAAAGTCAACAGAGCTAAACAGAG GGCTTTAAAAAAGAATCAACATGGTTTCCAGGAAATGATGGTCAGTTTCTTGCAGGACTTAACCAAAAGACAAGGATCAG ttatTGACTCTAACAATGCCAG ctCCACACAGATCTTATCCACATCTGACCAGCCAGTTGATGACAATCTTGCAGAAACTGGCAACCAGGAGCTTGGGGATTTAGACGTCAACTACTGGTCTGATGAAGATCTGTTTAAAGACAACTCATTGTTGATGGAAGCCACTTATAATCCTGAAAAGTTTGTTACAACCTCTCCTGGTGTAGACAAAAGACTGAGCTCATCCATCAGTGATAGCAATGCAGCTGACTTGACGTTATCATCCCATGATACCTCCGTCATTCCATCATCTTGTCTTGCTAGCTGTGTGGATAACACATACAAACCAAAAAAATTACACTGTACTTCTTCTACACCTCAATCACACAAACCCATACAGTCACATTACACACATAGTAATAAAATACAGTTGAGCAATGCTCCAGTGAAGAGTTGCAATAAAACTAACACATCTTCCACTGTGGTTAGCAGTAACACTTGGACAAGAAATACTACCCCATCAAACACTCTGAGTGGGAAATCTTCCCAGAGTAACTCTAaggttgctttaaaaaaatataacagctTCCATATTGATGCCCCCAATGCATCTGCGAACAATCAGACAGACAAAAGCCATGTAACCCCACTCAGAAAAACCTTGAGCTTCGACTACTCTCACTCTAGTCAGTCTTCAGTTCAAAAACCATTATCTAGCAATTATGCACCAAGTTTAACAAACAATACAGTTAAGCTGAATGTCCCCAAGGTAAACCTCTTTTCCAGCAAACAGTCTGTCAAAATGACTGGCCAAACTAAGACTCTGACCCCCACTGAAATTCGCACATTCTCTCTGGAAGAGGATAATCTACCTGAGGATGTGATTCAACAATTGCTAGAGCCAGATGAAATTCTGGACAGCCAAGATTACAATCCTGTGAAACCAAGCTCAATGATGGTGTCACTGCCCAAGCCTGAGAATAAAACCACATTCCAGTTCAAAAGTGTGAACCAATGTGATAACAAATCAGTGAACTCCAATCCAAATCTGAACCGTTTGACAGGTTCCAATTTAAGCAATAGACTACACTCTGTGACAAACTCCAGCTTATCAAAACCTGTTCACACTCGTTCTTCAGTGAACCCTAACCAAAGAGTGCAGAGAGTCTCTTCTAATCCTGTGCAAGCACTCGTACCTCCAGCATTACAGAAATCCCCCAAACAGTTTTATGGACAAGCCCCTCCACCAAAGTTTATACAAAAGTCTAGTCATCACACCTCAACTCCAGTCAAAGGTGATCATGCTAACAAAGGAGCTGATGGTCCAGAGCAGTCAGACACATCTGCTAAAAGTCAAGTATTGTCTG ATTCCTTcattgaaaatgttttcaatgaCAGTTTCTTGAATGATGAAGCTCTTTATGAGTCTCAGATTTTACCCTTACTGGACCAAGTTGAAT CTGAGGCCATGAGAGAATCCCAGAGTAGTCAGCAGCCCAAGTCATCTCCCCCTACCCAGTGTTCACCAGATGAGattgaaagaaagagacaggCTGCACTACAGAAGAGAATGTTCTCTTTGAGCCAGAGGAAAAATCTTCAGTGA
- the LOC106063732 gene encoding uncharacterized protein LOC106063732 isoform X2 has protein sequence MFKQPNNVDLRNKTNANDNVLDKNSNITTTKTKSRPRSSRTTKDNGLKLMKNSKQKNLHEEFEKSTPLVKANLRDKNSLEVLSNTIDLPAKNVSCLTADEPCDGNSSNEDSCKDEDLTLRFSQDPIMSESQDGDPMCDVRWDYGSPEIVKKVKKRRGHFSAESVKMALANFSDAHMKPQKESFNYVGVMLQHPSFLKPEKSKVNRAKQRALKKNQHGFQEMMVSFLQDLTKRQGSVIDSNNASSTQILSTSDQPVDDNLAETGNQELGDLDVNYWSDEDLFKDNSLLMEATYNPEKFVTTSPGVDKRLSSSISDSNAADLTLSSHDTSVIPSSCLASCVDNTYKPKKLHCTSSTPQSHKPIQSHYTHSNKIQLSNAPVKSCNKTNTSSTVVSSNTWTRNTTPSNTLSGKSSQSNSKVALKKYNSFHIDAPNASANNQTDKSHVTPLRKTLSFDYSHSSQSSVQKPLSSNYAPSLTNNTVKLNVPKVNLFSSKQSVKMTGQTKTLTPTEIRTFSLEEDNLPEDVIQQLLEPDEILDSQDYNPVKPSSMMVSLPKPENKTTFQFKSVNQCDNKSVNSNPNLNRLTGSNLSNRLHSVTNSSLSKPVHTRSSVNPNQRVQRVSSNPVQALVPPALQKSPKQFYGQAPPPKFIQKSSHHTSTPVKGDHANKGADGPEQSDTSAKSQVLSDSFIENVFNDSFLNDEALYESQILPLLDQVESEAMRESQSSQQPKSSPPTQCSPDEIERKRQAALQKRMFSLSQRKNLQ, from the exons ATGTTCAAGCAACCAAATAATGTAGATCTAAGAAATAAGACTAATGCAAATGACAATGTTTTGGATAAAAACAGTAATATTACAACAACCAAAACAAAAtccagacctagatctagtcgaACAACCAAAGATAATGGATTGAAACTCATGAAaaatagcaaacaaaaaaacttacatGAAGAATTTGAAAAGAGCACCCCTCTTGTAAAGGCCAATTTAAGAGACAAAAATAGTTTAGAAGTGCTTTCTAATACAATTGATTTGCCAGCAAAAAATGTTAGCTGTTTGACTGCTGATGAGCCCTGTGATGGAAACAGTAGTAATGAAGACTCTTGTAAAG ATGAAGACCTGACCCTAAGGTTTAGTCAAGATCCAATCATGTCTGAATCTCAGGATGGTGACCCCATGTGTGATGTACGCTGGGACTATGGGTCTCCAGAAATTGTTAAAAAAGTGAAGAAAA GGAGAGGTCACTTCAGTGCAGAAAGTGTAAAAATGGCCCTTGCAAATTTCAGCGATGCA CATATGAAACCCCAGAAGGAGTCCTTCAACTATGTAGGAGTGATGCTGCAACATCCAAGTTTTTTAAAACCAGAGAAAAGTAAAGTCAACAGAGCTAAACAGAG GGCTTTAAAAAAGAATCAACATGGTTTCCAGGAAATGATGGTCAGTTTCTTGCAGGACTTAACCAAAAGACAAGGATCAG ttatTGACTCTAACAATGCCAG ctCCACACAGATCTTATCCACATCTGACCAGCCAGTTGATGACAATCTTGCAGAAACTGGCAACCAGGAGCTTGGGGATTTAGACGTCAACTACTGGTCTGATGAAGATCTGTTTAAAGACAACTCATTGTTGATGGAAGCCACTTATAATCCTGAAAAGTTTGTTACAACCTCTCCTGGTGTAGACAAAAGACTGAGCTCATCCATCAGTGATAGCAATGCAGCTGACTTGACGTTATCATCCCATGATACCTCCGTCATTCCATCATCTTGTCTTGCTAGCTGTGTGGATAACACATACAAACCAAAAAAATTACACTGTACTTCTTCTACACCTCAATCACACAAACCCATACAGTCACATTACACACATAGTAATAAAATACAGTTGAGCAATGCTCCAGTGAAGAGTTGCAATAAAACTAACACATCTTCCACTGTGGTTAGCAGTAACACTTGGACAAGAAATACTACCCCATCAAACACTCTGAGTGGGAAATCTTCCCAGAGTAACTCTAaggttgctttaaaaaaatataacagctTCCATATTGATGCCCCCAATGCATCTGCGAACAATCAGACAGACAAAAGCCATGTAACCCCACTCAGAAAAACCTTGAGCTTCGACTACTCTCACTCTAGTCAGTCTTCAGTTCAAAAACCATTATCTAGCAATTATGCACCAAGTTTAACAAACAATACAGTTAAGCTGAATGTCCCCAAGGTAAACCTCTTTTCCAGCAAACAGTCTGTCAAAATGACTGGCCAAACTAAGACTCTGACCCCCACTGAAATTCGCACATTCTCTCTGGAAGAGGATAATCTACCTGAGGATGTGATTCAACAATTGCTAGAGCCAGATGAAATTCTGGACAGCCAAGATTACAATCCTGTGAAACCAAGCTCAATGATGGTGTCACTGCCCAAGCCTGAGAATAAAACCACATTCCAGTTCAAAAGTGTGAACCAATGTGATAACAAATCAGTGAACTCCAATCCAAATCTGAACCGTTTGACAGGTTCCAATTTAAGCAATAGACTACACTCTGTGACAAACTCCAGCTTATCAAAACCTGTTCACACTCGTTCTTCAGTGAACCCTAACCAAAGAGTGCAGAGAGTCTCTTCTAATCCTGTGCAAGCACTCGTACCTCCAGCATTACAGAAATCCCCCAAACAGTTTTATGGACAAGCCCCTCCACCAAAGTTTATACAAAAGTCTAGTCATCACACCTCAACTCCAGTCAAAGGTGATCATGCTAACAAAGGAGCTGATGGTCCAGAGCAGTCAGACACATCTGCTAAAAGTCAAGTATTGTCTG ATTCCTTcattgaaaatgttttcaatgaCAGTTTCTTGAATGATGAAGCTCTTTATGAGTCTCAGATTTTACCCTTACTGGACCAAGTTGAAT CTGAGGCCATGAGAGAATCCCAGAGTAGTCAGCAGCCCAAGTCATCTCCCCCTACCCAGTGTTCACCAGATGAGattgaaagaaagagacaggCTGCACTACAGAAGAGAATGTTCTCTTTGAGCCAGAGGAAAAATCTTCAGTGA
- the LOC106063732 gene encoding uncharacterized protein LOC106063732 isoform X3: MKNSKQKNLHEEFEKSTPLVKANLRDKNSLEVLSNTIDLPAKNVSCLTADEPCDGNSSNEDSCKGDESRISVDEDLTLRFSQDPIMSESQDGDPMCDVRWDYGSPEIVKKVKKRRGHFSAESVKMALANFSDAHMKPQKESFNYVGVMLQHPSFLKPEKSKVNRAKQRALKKNQHGFQEMMVSFLQDLTKRQGSVIDSNNASSTQILSTSDQPVDDNLAETGNQELGDLDVNYWSDEDLFKDNSLLMEATYNPEKFVTTSPGVDKRLSSSISDSNAADLTLSSHDTSVIPSSCLASCVDNTYKPKKLHCTSSTPQSHKPIQSHYTHSNKIQLSNAPVKSCNKTNTSSTVVSSNTWTRNTTPSNTLSGKSSQSNSKVALKKYNSFHIDAPNASANNQTDKSHVTPLRKTLSFDYSHSSQSSVQKPLSSNYAPSLTNNTVKLNVPKVNLFSSKQSVKMTGQTKTLTPTEIRTFSLEEDNLPEDVIQQLLEPDEILDSQDYNPVKPSSMMVSLPKPENKTTFQFKSVNQCDNKSVNSNPNLNRLTGSNLSNRLHSVTNSSLSKPVHTRSSVNPNQRVQRVSSNPVQALVPPALQKSPKQFYGQAPPPKFIQKSSHHTSTPVKGDHANKGADGPEQSDTSAKSQVLSDSFIENVFNDSFLNDEALYESQILPLLDQVESEAMRESQSSQQPKSSPPTQCSPDEIERKRQAALQKRMFSLSQRKNLQ, from the exons ATGAAaaatagcaaacaaaaaaacttacatGAAGAATTTGAAAAGAGCACCCCTCTTGTAAAGGCCAATTTAAGAGACAAAAATAGTTTAGAAGTGCTTTCTAATACAATTGATTTGCCAGCAAAAAATGTTAGCTGTTTGACTGCTGATGAGCCCTGTGATGGAAACAGTAGTAATGAAGACTCTTGTAAAGGTGATGAATCAAGAATCTCTGTGg ATGAAGACCTGACCCTAAGGTTTAGTCAAGATCCAATCATGTCTGAATCTCAGGATGGTGACCCCATGTGTGATGTACGCTGGGACTATGGGTCTCCAGAAATTGTTAAAAAAGTGAAGAAAA GGAGAGGTCACTTCAGTGCAGAAAGTGTAAAAATGGCCCTTGCAAATTTCAGCGATGCA CATATGAAACCCCAGAAGGAGTCCTTCAACTATGTAGGAGTGATGCTGCAACATCCAAGTTTTTTAAAACCAGAGAAAAGTAAAGTCAACAGAGCTAAACAGAG GGCTTTAAAAAAGAATCAACATGGTTTCCAGGAAATGATGGTCAGTTTCTTGCAGGACTTAACCAAAAGACAAGGATCAG ttatTGACTCTAACAATGCCAG ctCCACACAGATCTTATCCACATCTGACCAGCCAGTTGATGACAATCTTGCAGAAACTGGCAACCAGGAGCTTGGGGATTTAGACGTCAACTACTGGTCTGATGAAGATCTGTTTAAAGACAACTCATTGTTGATGGAAGCCACTTATAATCCTGAAAAGTTTGTTACAACCTCTCCTGGTGTAGACAAAAGACTGAGCTCATCCATCAGTGATAGCAATGCAGCTGACTTGACGTTATCATCCCATGATACCTCCGTCATTCCATCATCTTGTCTTGCTAGCTGTGTGGATAACACATACAAACCAAAAAAATTACACTGTACTTCTTCTACACCTCAATCACACAAACCCATACAGTCACATTACACACATAGTAATAAAATACAGTTGAGCAATGCTCCAGTGAAGAGTTGCAATAAAACTAACACATCTTCCACTGTGGTTAGCAGTAACACTTGGACAAGAAATACTACCCCATCAAACACTCTGAGTGGGAAATCTTCCCAGAGTAACTCTAaggttgctttaaaaaaatataacagctTCCATATTGATGCCCCCAATGCATCTGCGAACAATCAGACAGACAAAAGCCATGTAACCCCACTCAGAAAAACCTTGAGCTTCGACTACTCTCACTCTAGTCAGTCTTCAGTTCAAAAACCATTATCTAGCAATTATGCACCAAGTTTAACAAACAATACAGTTAAGCTGAATGTCCCCAAGGTAAACCTCTTTTCCAGCAAACAGTCTGTCAAAATGACTGGCCAAACTAAGACTCTGACCCCCACTGAAATTCGCACATTCTCTCTGGAAGAGGATAATCTACCTGAGGATGTGATTCAACAATTGCTAGAGCCAGATGAAATTCTGGACAGCCAAGATTACAATCCTGTGAAACCAAGCTCAATGATGGTGTCACTGCCCAAGCCTGAGAATAAAACCACATTCCAGTTCAAAAGTGTGAACCAATGTGATAACAAATCAGTGAACTCCAATCCAAATCTGAACCGTTTGACAGGTTCCAATTTAAGCAATAGACTACACTCTGTGACAAACTCCAGCTTATCAAAACCTGTTCACACTCGTTCTTCAGTGAACCCTAACCAAAGAGTGCAGAGAGTCTCTTCTAATCCTGTGCAAGCACTCGTACCTCCAGCATTACAGAAATCCCCCAAACAGTTTTATGGACAAGCCCCTCCACCAAAGTTTATACAAAAGTCTAGTCATCACACCTCAACTCCAGTCAAAGGTGATCATGCTAACAAAGGAGCTGATGGTCCAGAGCAGTCAGACACATCTGCTAAAAGTCAAGTATTGTCTG ATTCCTTcattgaaaatgttttcaatgaCAGTTTCTTGAATGATGAAGCTCTTTATGAGTCTCAGATTTTACCCTTACTGGACCAAGTTGAAT CTGAGGCCATGAGAGAATCCCAGAGTAGTCAGCAGCCCAAGTCATCTCCCCCTACCCAGTGTTCACCAGATGAGattgaaagaaagagacaggCTGCACTACAGAAGAGAATGTTCTCTTTGAGCCAGAGGAAAAATCTTCAGTGA